A stretch of Usitatibacter palustris DNA encodes these proteins:
- the glpD gene encoding glycerol-3-phosphate dehydrogenase, which translates to MGEPLDLLVIGGGINGAGIARDAAGRGLRVLLVEQDDLASATSGYSSKLIHGGLRYLEQYEFGLVREALQEREVLLRLAPHIIRPLLFVLPHDVSMRPAWMIRIGLWMYDHLGGRITLPGSTGVKFPHVEYSAGLKGDFRSGFLYSDCRVDDARLTLVNALSAKWKGATIRTRTRLVTAKRVGGVWEAEIEDAVTGAKESIRARGLVNAAGPWVAQVLDRILDDRITAKVRLVKGSHIVVPKVHSQGHAYILQNADDRVVFVIPYENKFSLIGTTDVAVDDVSEAREISTKETRYLLDAVNRFLAKPLVESDIVWSYAGVRPLYDDGSANPSEVTRDYVLKVDEEGGTAPLLSIFGGKITTYRCLAEEAVDKLARFYPGIKGRWTATEPLPGGNVSHFNSFRDEMRAKYAELPREWVEAIVRRHGANTPVLLGSARKAEDLGKHFGAGLTQREVEYLRAEEWARTAEDVLWRRTKCGLHMDSAQRASVEAFLR; encoded by the coding sequence ATGGGGGAACCGCTAGACCTCCTGGTCATTGGCGGCGGCATCAACGGCGCCGGAATCGCCCGCGACGCGGCGGGAAGGGGCTTGCGCGTCCTCCTCGTCGAGCAGGACGACCTCGCCTCGGCCACCAGCGGGTACAGCTCCAAGCTGATCCACGGCGGCCTGCGCTACCTCGAACAGTACGAATTCGGCCTGGTGCGCGAGGCGCTCCAGGAGCGCGAGGTGCTGCTGCGCCTGGCACCCCACATCATCCGGCCGCTGCTCTTCGTGTTGCCCCACGACGTTTCCATGCGTCCCGCGTGGATGATCCGCATCGGACTGTGGATGTACGACCATCTGGGCGGGCGGATCACGCTGCCGGGCTCCACGGGTGTGAAGTTCCCGCACGTCGAGTACAGCGCCGGCCTCAAGGGCGATTTCCGTTCGGGCTTCCTCTATTCCGATTGCCGCGTGGACGATGCGCGCCTCACGCTGGTCAACGCACTGTCGGCGAAGTGGAAGGGCGCGACCATCCGCACTCGAACACGCCTGGTTACGGCGAAGCGAGTGGGCGGCGTGTGGGAGGCCGAGATCGAGGACGCGGTCACGGGCGCGAAGGAGTCGATCCGCGCGCGCGGCCTGGTGAACGCCGCCGGTCCGTGGGTCGCGCAGGTCCTGGACCGCATTCTGGACGATCGCATCACGGCGAAGGTGCGGCTCGTGAAGGGCAGCCACATCGTCGTGCCGAAGGTGCATTCGCAGGGGCACGCCTACATCCTGCAGAACGCCGACGACCGCGTTGTCTTCGTGATTCCCTACGAGAACAAGTTCAGCCTGATCGGCACGACCGACGTCGCGGTCGATGACGTGTCCGAAGCGCGCGAGATCTCCACGAAGGAAACGCGCTACCTCCTGGATGCGGTGAACCGCTTCCTCGCCAAGCCCCTGGTCGAGTCCGACATCGTCTGGAGCTACGCGGGCGTCCGGCCGCTCTACGACGACGGCTCCGCGAATCCCTCGGAAGTGACGCGCGACTACGTGCTGAAGGTGGACGAGGAGGGCGGGACTGCGCCGCTGCTGTCGATCTTCGGCGGGAAGATCACGACGTACCGGTGCCTCGCCGAGGAAGCGGTCGACAAGCTCGCGCGCTTCTATCCCGGGATCAAGGGCCGGTGGACCGCGACCGAGCCGCTGCCCGGAGGCAACGTCTCGCACTTCAATTCGTTCCGCGACGAGATGCGCGCGAAGTACGCGGAGCTCCCGCGCGAGTGGGTCGAGGCGATCGTGCGGCGCCATGGCGCGAACACGCCCGTCTTGCTCGGCAGCGCGCGCAAGGCCGAGGATCTCGGCAAGCATTTCGGCGCCGGGCTCACGCAGCGCGAGGTCGAATACCTGCGCGCCGAGGAATGGGCACGCACCGCCGAGGACGTCCTCTGGCGCCGCACCAAGTGCGGCCTGCACATGGATAGCGCCCAGAGGGCCTCCGTGGAAGCCTTCCTGCGTTGA
- a CDS encoding DUF4256 domain-containing protein — MNTQERNELLEALGARFEKNTARHKGIAWADVLARLEGNAVAQKALGEMEASGGEPDVVSHDKKTGKYTFCDCSPETPSGRRSLCYDRKALDGRKENKPKGNAMEAAAAMGIELLTEEQYRALQKLGEFDTKTSSWIATPADVRALGGALFCDRRYGKVFVYHNGADSYYAARGFRGSLQV; from the coding sequence ATGAATACCCAGGAACGCAACGAGCTTCTCGAGGCACTCGGGGCTCGCTTCGAAAAGAACACGGCGCGGCACAAGGGGATCGCATGGGCCGACGTTCTGGCCAGGCTCGAAGGAAATGCCGTTGCGCAGAAGGCGCTTGGCGAAATGGAAGCGAGCGGCGGCGAACCTGATGTCGTGAGTCACGACAAGAAGACGGGCAAGTACACATTCTGCGATTGCTCGCCCGAGACGCCGTCGGGCCGCAGGAGTCTCTGCTATGACCGCAAGGCGCTCGACGGTCGAAAGGAGAACAAGCCCAAGGGCAACGCCATGGAGGCGGCCGCTGCGATGGGCATCGAGCTCCTCACGGAAGAGCAATACCGGGCGCTGCAGAAGCTTGGCGAATTCGATACGAAGACGTCGAGCTGGATTGCGACGCCGGCCGACGTCAGGGCACTGGGCGGCGCGCTCTTCTGCGACCGGCGCTACGGCAAGGTGTTCGTGTACCACAATGGCGCGGACTCGTACTACGCCGCGCGGGGTTTCCGCGGTTCGCTTCAGGTGTGA
- a CDS encoding HAD-IIB family hydrolase — translation MRPLAEFPRAALAAIRGVLADIDDTLTTDGYLPPESYAALADLRAAGLLVIPVTGRPAGWCDLIARFWPVDAVVGENGAFWFRHDAKKGRLVKRYVVETAEREARGMKLAAIARRVLAEVPGCAISADQPYREADLAIDFCEDVPPLPREAVAKIVSVMEAEGLTAKVSSIHVNGWFGGYDKLSTSRLMLREEFAIDAARERERLVFAGDSPNDQPMFAFFPNAVGVANVRDMADLMTDLPAWVTPSRGGAGFRELARAILSARG, via the coding sequence TTGAGGCCGCTTGCCGAGTTTCCGCGCGCGGCGCTCGCTGCGATTCGCGGAGTCCTCGCCGATATCGACGACACGCTGACCACCGACGGTTACCTGCCGCCCGAGTCGTACGCCGCGCTCGCGGACCTGCGCGCGGCGGGCCTCCTCGTGATTCCGGTGACGGGCCGCCCCGCGGGCTGGTGCGATCTCATCGCGCGCTTCTGGCCGGTGGATGCCGTCGTTGGGGAGAACGGCGCGTTCTGGTTTCGCCACGACGCGAAGAAGGGCCGGCTCGTGAAGCGCTACGTGGTGGAGACGGCGGAGCGCGAGGCGCGCGGCATGAAGCTCGCGGCGATCGCCAGGCGCGTCCTCGCCGAGGTTCCCGGCTGCGCCATCTCCGCGGACCAGCCCTACCGCGAAGCCGACCTCGCGATCGATTTCTGCGAAGACGTTCCGCCGCTGCCGCGCGAAGCGGTCGCGAAGATCGTTTCGGTCATGGAAGCCGAGGGCCTCACCGCGAAAGTGAGCTCGATCCACGTGAACGGCTGGTTCGGTGGCTACGACAAGCTCTCCACGTCGCGGCTCATGTTGCGCGAGGAGTTCGCGATCGATGCGGCCCGCGAGCGTGAGCGACTCGTCTTCGCCGGCGATTCGCCCAACGACCAACCGATGTTCGCTTTCTTCCCCAATGCGGTCGGCGTTGCGAACGTCCGCGACATGGCCGACCTGATGACGGATCTGCCGGCGTGGGTAACGCCTTCGCGCGGCGGTGCGGGCTTCCGCGAACTGGCGCGGGCGATCCTCTCGGCGCGCGGTTGA